The Stenotrophomonas rhizophila genome has a window encoding:
- a CDS encoding DUF2092 domain-containing protein, protein MRHSLACPLLALLIAAPLPWQSASGAPPAPRAAASAATPAVAAATVDPEAVAALTRMGKALRALPHFTLAATTRTDYVLDDGQKLALAGTVDYKVLGPDRFFVEIRSDHQHRQLFYDGHTLTIHSPRQKYYATVENLDRSSQALLSDSATRLGVEFPLADLFLWGTPGFPTDVIESALFVGSERVDGEATRHYAFRQPGVDWQVWISDATHLPRQLLITSHADPALPDYQATLKWDTRRAVSANELVFRPDGATRIAFVPVAQAGDADDKGGL, encoded by the coding sequence ATGCGACATTCCCTTGCGTGCCCGCTGCTTGCGCTGCTGATCGCCGCGCCGCTGCCCTGGCAGTCGGCCAGCGGCGCGCCACCTGCGCCGCGCGCGGCCGCATCCGCTGCCACGCCTGCTGTGGCTGCCGCCACCGTCGACCCCGAGGCGGTGGCCGCACTGACCCGCATGGGCAAGGCGTTGCGCGCCCTGCCCCACTTCACGCTGGCGGCCACCACCCGTACCGACTACGTGCTCGATGACGGGCAGAAGCTCGCGCTGGCCGGCACGGTGGACTACAAGGTGCTCGGCCCGGACCGCTTCTTCGTCGAAATCCGCAGCGACCACCAGCATCGCCAGCTGTTCTACGACGGTCACACGCTGACCATTCATTCGCCACGCCAGAAGTACTACGCCACGGTGGAGAACCTGGACCGCAGCAGCCAGGCGCTGCTCAGCGATTCGGCAACGCGGCTGGGCGTGGAGTTCCCGCTGGCGGACCTGTTCCTGTGGGGAACGCCGGGCTTTCCGACCGACGTGATCGAGTCGGCGCTGTTCGTGGGCAGTGAACGCGTGGACGGCGAAGCGACCCGCCATTACGCGTTCCGCCAACCCGGGGTGGACTGGCAGGTCTGGATTTCCGATGCCACCCACCTGCCGCGGCAACTGCTGATCACCAGCCACGCCGATCCCGCCCTGCCCGACTACCAGGCCACGCTGAAGTGGGACACCCGCCGTGCCGTGTCCGCCAACGAGCTGGTGTTCCGCCCCGACGGCGCCACACGGATCGCGTTCGTCCCGGTGGCACAGGCCGGCGATGCCGACGACAAGGGAGGGCTCTGA